The Amycolatopsis sp. DG1A-15b genome window below encodes:
- a CDS encoding ABC transporter family substrate-binding protein, which produces MRRSKAVSALSLVAGASLLLSACSGGDSGSGNTDQNGSSTDVKAMAAGKAETGDLFKLAATPGYDGTVTVGIDDGYSGYNNQTPDTNSSYNNYVLTAVLSGTLKLDGNNKILLNNDVFDSWDVTQKDPQQVTYKIKPNIKWSDGQAYDCKDMYLAWLSQSGLAKGPDGKNPFNSASTTGYSLISKAECKDPLTFVTDYSEPYLDYKGLFNSPAIMPAHILEAKTGIADITKLAPTGDPAQIKAAGDFWSNEWKGFKADIMPSSGPYKITAFDANQKAVTLEKNPLWAGGKGGPSKIIVRAMEDTKAMATALQNGEIDVAASTQPDATAAQTMKGLAAQGVTYGSASQLTYEHLDLNFKRMFQDKDLRKAFLESVNRKEITDKLLKEVQADAEPLNSVVFFQGEPGYTDLYSSKAGLGAEAAAKTLTDAGWAKGADGIFAKGGQRASFKITHNQNARRSQTVEIIISQAKAAGIEVKDETDANFLKGGRVSTGDYDVALFGWSAQPFKAESKSIYVCPDKGGEQNYQNLCDPKIDDAYNAAVKATDEQVKVQKYQEADKAIADDYATLPLFQTPSMWAFKGIDRVYMQSYDGVLWDAGEWEQKK; this is translated from the coding sequence ATGAGGAGATCCAAAGCTGTCTCCGCTTTGTCGCTCGTCGCCGGCGCTTCGCTGTTGCTGAGCGCCTGCAGCGGCGGCGATTCGGGTTCGGGCAACACCGACCAGAACGGATCGTCGACCGACGTCAAGGCGATGGCTGCCGGCAAGGCTGAGACCGGTGACCTGTTCAAGCTCGCGGCCACCCCGGGGTACGACGGCACGGTCACGGTCGGTATCGACGACGGGTACTCGGGGTACAACAACCAGACCCCGGACACCAACAGCTCGTACAACAACTACGTGCTGACCGCGGTGCTCTCCGGTACGTTGAAGCTCGACGGCAACAACAAGATCCTGCTGAACAACGACGTCTTCGACTCGTGGGACGTCACGCAGAAGGACCCGCAGCAGGTCACGTACAAGATCAAGCCGAACATCAAGTGGTCGGATGGTCAGGCGTACGACTGCAAGGACATGTACCTGGCGTGGCTGTCGCAGAGCGGCCTGGCCAAGGGCCCGGACGGCAAGAACCCGTTCAACTCGGCGTCGACCACCGGCTACTCGCTGATCAGCAAGGCCGAGTGCAAGGACCCGCTGACCTTCGTCACCGACTACAGCGAGCCCTACCTCGACTACAAGGGCCTGTTCAACTCGCCGGCGATCATGCCCGCGCACATCCTCGAGGCCAAGACCGGCATCGCGGACATCACCAAGCTGGCCCCGACCGGCGACCCGGCCCAGATCAAGGCCGCCGGTGACTTCTGGTCGAACGAGTGGAAGGGCTTCAAGGCGGACATCATGCCGTCGTCGGGCCCGTACAAGATCACCGCGTTCGACGCCAACCAGAAGGCCGTCACCCTGGAGAAGAACCCGCTGTGGGCGGGCGGCAAGGGTGGCCCGTCGAAGATCATCGTCCGCGCCATGGAAGACACCAAGGCCATGGCGACCGCGCTGCAGAACGGTGAGATCGACGTTGCCGCGTCGACCCAGCCGGACGCCACCGCGGCCCAGACGATGAAGGGCCTCGCGGCGCAGGGCGTGACCTACGGTTCGGCCTCGCAGCTGACCTACGAGCACCTCGACCTGAACTTCAAGCGGATGTTCCAGGACAAGGACCTGCGCAAGGCCTTCCTGGAGTCGGTCAACCGCAAGGAGATCACGGACAAGCTGCTCAAGGAGGTCCAGGCGGACGCGGAGCCGCTGAACAGCGTCGTGTTCTTCCAGGGTGAGCCCGGTTACACCGACCTGTACAGCAGCAAGGCGGGCCTGGGCGCCGAGGCGGCGGCCAAGACGCTGACCGACGCCGGCTGGGCCAAGGGTGCCGACGGCATCTTCGCCAAGGGCGGCCAGCGCGCTTCGTTCAAGATCACGCACAACCAGAACGCGCGCCGCAGCCAGACCGTCGAGATCATCATCTCGCAGGCCAAGGCGGCCGGCATCGAGGTCAAGGACGAGACCGACGCCAACTTCCTCAAGGGTGGCCGCGTCTCGACCGGTGACTACGACGTCGCGCTGTTCGGCTGGTCGGCCCAGCCGTTCAAGGCGGAGTCGAAGTCGATCTACGTCTGCCCGGACAAGGGTGGCGAGCAGAACTACCAGAACCTCTGCGACCCGAAGATCGACGACGCCTACAACGCTGCGGTGAAGGCGACCGACGAGCAGGTCAAGGTGCAGAAGTACCAGGAAGCCGACAAGGCCATCGCCGACGACTACGCGACCCTGCCGCTGTTCCAGACGCCGAGCATGTGGGCGTTCAAGGGCATCGACCGCGTCTACATGCAGTCGTACGACGGTGTTCTGTGGGACGCCGGCGAGTGGGAGCAGAAGAAGTAG